The segment ATTGAATGAAGCTATGTGCGTGTATCTGGGGTTTTGCCTGGTTCAGCAGAAGTACTTGACGAGTGAGTTGGAGTTAATCAGGAAGGCTAAACAAAGTCTAGATGTAGAGGTCGGCGAACTGAACGAGACGATAGCtcaattgaagttgaaggCGAAAACGAACAAGTGTGATGCATCTCATGCCCAACAAGCAATAACTATAATAACTCTGCAAGAGCAGCACTCGAGTCTCCTCCGCGAAAAAGAGCTGCTTCtgctggagaagagaagCCTGGAAGATCAAATCGAGTCACAGCATCAGGATTTGAAGACTTACAGAGctaaagaatttgaattagagGGCTATAAAGCCGAAGTCCTTGTTCTTCgatcaaaattaaaagaatggGTGGAGTTTAGTAGTACTATGAAGAAGGACTTTGACAACCATCGTCAGTTTACTCCACCGCTGCACCCATCTCCGCATTTGCAAAACGAAAACGAGCCTTCAAGTAGCAGGATACCGAGGTTTGACTCGGCCGACCAGCAATTCCCGTTTTCCAGAAGACCCAAAGTGCTGCCTGCAAAGAGCCCAACTCCCCAAATTCGTCTCTCGGACTCTGATTCCCAGGAGACTGCAAGTGGATCCTCTAAAATGCCAAAAACTTCATCAGCAATAGGCTCTGCATCTGTTGCAGAGACAGAAACAAGAACAaattcaacttcatcaacaatctcgaccccaagaaaagaagggaTGCTTAAAGAATCAGCTGCTGCTTCACCGGATCAAATGCCCAACACTCATGACATATTTGGAACACGAATTTCATCTTATTCGAAAATACGTACGTCTAAAAGCCATTCGAGCCTATTTGAAACTCCAACCCCAGAAACATCCACAGCAACACCCTCTTTCAAGGGTAGctcatttgatttttcgaTGCCATCTTCGCTCACGACGGCATCTGGAACGCCATGCTTCTCGTGTACAAATAAATCCCATGCACCAAgaccatcttcttccagaTCTACACAAAGACATAGAGcaacttcctcttcatcagcAATACCTGCAATTAAGAGCCCTCCAAATCTGTTCGGAGCATCATCCCCAGTGTTTTCGTCAACGAAGTCTTTAACCAATAATCCAGGTTTCTTCGGAGCACCAACCCCATCAAACACGAATAGCGAAACTCGTGAGGCGACCTCTAAGCCATCTCAACCTTCAGAGACGCAAAGCTCTAGCTCGGATGGAGTGTTCAAAGGTACATTTGGTTCCCCAAGGCCCAAAACTCCTCCTTCGGTCAATGGTTTCTCTTTTGGGCCTGCAAATTCACTTTCGACAGAGTCTGGCGAAAATAATTTTAGTCCAAATCCTCAGCGGAATCCAAGTCCATCGGATCACAGAGAAGGGCAAAATTCATATCATGATAACAATATCCATTCAAATCCCGAGAAGATTAATCCCTTCGCTCGCCCAGAAGTATTGGTTCAGAATCATGGAGATGCAGAGTCTAGCTCCGACGAATGTAGCGTATCTGGTATCAGAACCCCAAGTGTATCATCTACGGCAACTATCACAGAAACTGTGTTCTTTATGGGAGGCAGTCCCACTCCTTCTGGAGCGACAACGCCCTTTTCGGTAAAAGGGCTCTTTGGGAGTATCCCGCCTAAATCCTCGATAGACTTATCCTCTACTTCAGGCGAGATTTTTGGAAGATTATCTTCAAGTAAGAAATGCTCTGGTtcagatagagagagaggttAGTAGCTTGCTTTGGGCATTGGTATCTCGCGCATGTTGAGCTGAGATTTTTGAGACTAGATATTCACATGTACTAGAACCGGTATCAGCCAATTGAAGATTCTCGATCAACTGCTGGATGACTATTTGGCCTCACCAGATTGAGTATACAAGTGTGTGCACACTGGCGGGTAAGTTAACGATACTTCGAAGAAGTTTGATTAGCAGCCAGAAACAAAACTCCGTTTCAAGATAGGTGAACATAGGTTACTTGTAGTGGGTGCTTTTAACTGGCGatgtttatgattttattcaATGTCTTTAATGTCGCATTATTCTGGTGCATTGCAAGTTTAGTGTAATGAAAGTTTGAGGCATGTTAAACGCTGTATTCCACTGAATCGCAATTTTGATAACGTACTTGTTGCATCCTATATACATGACACTAATGATTTGAcgccccctcctcccctccccaaaaaAACCCAAGCTGAATTTgtgtattgatttgatttgagtaTAACTGCCACTTCTGAACCCTCCTTCATCCAGTGTAACGCTCACTTCTGTATTCAATCGTATTCCTAAGAGAATCCTACGATTTTCCTAGGTTGATATAATTCATCAAtgcttgtttcttcttccttggtTAACTCAAAATTAACAGCATCGACTGCCTCTTGAActctctcaatctttcccATTCCAACGATAGGCGCGGTAACATACTCCTTGCTCAAGCTCCAAGCCATCGCCACAATCGCCATACTGACACCTCTCTTCTTCGCTATCTCTTGAATCTTCTCATTAATCTTTAAGTCCGCCTCCGTTAAGTCATTCCCCATGAACTTTCCATTCATAGCTTTTCCTCTGTCACTTTCTGCAGCCTGGTCATGAGGCCTGGCTAGATGCCCCATCATGATTGGACTCCAAGGAATCATACCCATACCgaatttcttcaaacttggcaccatttctctctcttcctccctaTAAGCCGCATTATGCAAATTCTGCATACTGATAAATTCCGTCCATCCATTTAATCGCGCAGTATATTGCATTTCCAACAACTGATGCGCATACATACTAGACGCACCAATGTATCTAACCTTGCCACTTTCAACCACATCATGCAGGGCCTTCATCGTCTCCTTTATTGGCGTGCGTGGGTCAAATCGATGGATTTGTAGTAGATCAATGTACTCCAGATCCAAGCGTTTCAAACTCGCATCCACACTATCGAAGATATGTTTGCGACTCAATCCATACGCATTAACGTATCCGTTTGCATCTCTATCATCAGGCGTCATCTGAAGTGCATTCTCCCAtccctcttcctttctcttaCCAACCGGTGCAAACAGTTTTGTGGCAACAACGATGTTCTCACGAGGCAACGCATACTTTTTGATGGCGGCACCGAGGATCTCTTCGGATGTGCCGTTGCTGTAGACGTTTGCAGTATCGAAAAAGTTGATACCGGAATCATAGCAGGCTTTGAGGATAGGGAGAGCCTCGGCTTCCTCGACCGCCCACGTTTTGAAGCTTCCGCGACGGTCGCCATAGGTCATGCAACCTACGCAGATACGGGAGACCTTGAGACCAGATTCACCAAGGTTGGTGTATTTCATTGTGTTCTTGGCCATGTTGAAAAAGGAGTTCTTTTGTTTGCTAGTACTTTGTGTGCTGTGATGTAGAATAAAGCACTCTTTTTAGAGGGAAGCTTATGCCTTTATACACACACAGGATATAGGCAAGAGAACTTGACGTCACCCGGAGTTTAGATTTAAGTCCTGGCTTTATTGTTGAGTTTATGATTAACAATCAAAGTCTCCATTTGTATGCAGACTGGCGGGGTAAGGATTCCCCACGCAAAACCTAACATATACCAAAACACATTGAGAGATCGTTGTAACTATCAAgtttgatttgagattggaATCTATCATGAGTGTTAATTTCAATGCATCTTTTAATTCCCGAATATTCGGCGGTCCAAATCTTGAAGAACGATATAGTATTGATActgttcttgttcttgatgttgttgaaacATGTGGTAAACTATTCTCAAGTACGTACCCCTATCGCCTCGGCGAGGAGACCAATCCTTCCAAGAAGGACTACGCAACATTTTAGCCTGCCTACATCAGGTGCCTTACCATCGCGAGTCTCCACTGCCCATGGAGTTAGGTTGTAATACCTTTAGGGCCGAGATTGAATAGAGTAACAGGATATATCTTCATGTAACACAGCATTTTATCACcgagagaataagaagatcGGTCCTATTCATCCCGTCGGCTATTAACGTAACAGCGACAAGATACAGAATAAGCATATGTCTGAGAAAATCAAACATATGTAATAGTAAGGTTGCCTagcaagaaaaaagaaactggCAGGATATCATTTTTCAGTATATTTTTGTTCAATTATTGTGATTGCACCGAGAATAGCCACGAGGGAGTTCGGGCAGAAAGATAATACAAAAAGTTACGACACCCAAATAGCGCCTAGTAAACTCCACGCATGTCATTCAGTCTTTGCCCGCTATATCAGCGATAGTCCCTAGTTTCTTTCCGACCTGAGTAGATGCTCCAGTTCTTCCACCGGGCGTTTTTGCCGCCGGTGCAGCAGGGACCTTGTGAATGTTGAATGGCGAGTTCTCTGCTGCAGTATATGCATCAAATGAGAACAGGGAATAGAGGTAGAGTCCGAAAAATGCAATAATATCGTGGAGTAGCCTATCAAAACTGAATTGTCTGGTTATCGTGGAGCGCGTAGGGGCAGATCCGCCCAGTGTTTGTCCTGGGCTGGAAAAGGATGGCTTTGGTGCACCAGCAAGTTTCACAGCGTTCTCGATGGCGGTCGTGAGCTTACGAACATCTGCGCCTTGAATGGTTTCGATGACAGCGCCGGATCGAAAGATGAGGAAGGTTGGCATACTAGTAGGGTTATGAGAACAAGCTCCAGTAAGTATCGAAGGGCCTTGCTTACGCTCTAACTCCATATCGCTGAGCTATGGACTGCTGATTGTCTACATTAACTTTCGTAAATGTAACACGATTTGGCTTCGAGTGCTTGGTAGCTAAAGATTCATAGGTTGGAGCGATGGCTTTGCAGGGTCCGCACCAGTCCGCATAAACTGTATGGATTGTTAGTGATATGCATCCATTGTATTGAAGGAAGTCAGATTACAATCGGAAACAACTATAGTTGATGAGCCCAGCAATTTGCTAAACTGCATAGAAGATTCGATATGTACCGccatttttattgaattatatgaATATCTTGCAAGTTCTGAAATGTCAAGTAAGTTGGGTCGTCAGAATGTATGTCTtgttgcttgcttgcttacAGATTAAGCTTATGAAAGCTTCAAGTGGAGATCTGGTCTGGTCTGCTTCTTTATCGGGCGCTTGGACTATCAGATTCTGCCGCTTTATCGGGATAACCTTTGACCGCCTCCATATatattttggaaagaaatccaaagtTCCCAAATTATTTACAAAAATGGGTAGAGGAGAGACAAACGCAAAGGTAcgtttgatttgaattcacCGATTGGTAAATGAATACTTACGCATCCAACATCAGAAGCGGAAGCGCCAGGCTGAAGCCGCCAATGCCACTGCGAATGCTAATTCCACTGCCAATGGACAAACATCTAACGGCAAAGTGACCGCTCCTGATGCGGTTGATACATCTAAACCTACAGCTGTATTTCAACCCAAGAAAGGTAGAGATTGGACAGTTAGTGTAGCTTTACCAGGAAGTATTATTGCCAAGTATTTTACCTCTTCAAATAACAATGACAAAATCATGCTGACTTTTTCAGCGCGCAAAGCCATGATCTAAAAACATCTATGGCGGGCCAAATTGCCCGCGCCCTCGCAGTTTTCTGCGTCGACGAAGTCATTGTTTTTGACGATGGCAATGCTCGTCCTGCGAAGAAACCTAAACATCCACCCACTCAATCCCATAATTCGCAGCAGAAGCCGCCCCTGGAAGACGAGTACACGGCAAAGTCAGATCCCGATCATTTCCTTACCCATCTACTCAGCTTCCTAGAAACACCTCCAAATTTACGAAAACATCTATTTCCAATTCATGAGAATCTAAGGACGGCAGGCGCATTGCCTAGTATAGACTTACCACATCACTTGAGGGCAGACGAATGGTGTATGTATAGAGAAGGTACTACATTACCTGGCGCAGATGAACATGGAACATTTGTGGAAGCAGGATTAAGAATACCAGTCACAGTGGTGGAGCAGATACCAGCAAATAATAGAGTTACTCTAAAATTTAGCgtggagggggagaaggCTGCAAAAGATAAATCTTGCGAAATTATTCCAGCAGAAGCTGTGAGCCCAGAAGAGCCAAGAGAAGAGGGTGGCTACTATTGGGGATGGAATGTTAGGAGAGCAGGCTGTCTAAGCGACGTGTTCACAGAATGTGGATATGATGGAGGTTATGATATGACTATTGCAACCTCCGAGCGAGGCGTTGATGTCCAAGATCtatatgatgatgaggaacaAAAAGTAGGGAAGTTTAAGCACCTGCTAGTCGTCTTTGGCGGCGTTGCAGGCCTAGAAGTGGCTGTGAAGAATGACGAAGAACTACAGAAATTGGGAGTTGTAGAGGCAAAAGATGTCTTCGATAGATGGATAAATGTGTGTCCTGGTCAGGGGAGTCGAACTATTAGAACCGAGGAAGCGGTTTGGATAGGTCTGATGGGCCTGAGACGATTAGTTGTCAAAAACGAATAAAGTGTAATTCGATACCCAAGGCTTTCGTTCACGGTCTCAACGGCCCATCTTTGTTATCTTAAATTGCACACTACGCTGAATTGTGAACAATCTACACAGCAAATTAGGAAGATTGGAATCTCGAGTATGCATCATAGGACTACTCTACTTTTAGACAATCGAACTAGATTTGTTCATCGACCTTTGTCCCTCTTTGTCTTCTGTTTAGAATCTCTTCGACTTTCAAAAACAACCTGTGAAGCTTGCCCTTCGGCTTTATGCACTAACAATGTTCATTTATAGAACTTTTGATGCTTTGTACCATCGAGAAAGGGAAGATTCTTTTGACAAGGCGTTGTGTCTTTGTTGATACTATGAGTATATATGACAGCTCGACCTAGCAACAAAGTTTCTGATTCCACCGAAGCAaaagtttcaaatttatacACATACTTCAAAACTCCGTGTTCTACGAACTATTCCAAACTACAAAAGCAGCTCACCACTAAACCTACCACAATGCAACTCATCAACTACCTCCCAATCTTAGCCGTGCTTTCCCCAGCACTTGGTCTCCCAGCTCCAGCTGTCATCTCCACAAATCCCAACACCCTCACCCCTATGTGCATCAAGCAACTAGACCCTAAAATGTGTATACTCAACTGGAACACCAACACCATGGCCGTCAACAACGATCTATCCAACCCCAACAACCTCGTTGCTTACGCCCGCGCAACCGTTTACTCAAACACCTGTACCGCCATCGGAGCCATTAAGAACGGGCTCGTCCAAAACGTCTTCATCGACACTCAGGAATGGAGCCAATCGCTGATTCTCCAAAATGTCTTCGATGAGAAGAGGGGCTTTAAGGTTCCTCGCTGGAGCTTTAATGGAAAAGCGTACACGGTCGATAACTGTGCTTGTTTCGATGGCCCTTTGTTGGGCGAGCCAAAGGATACACATGTTTGCGAATGTTCATTCGAATGCGCCTAGATCTATCATTTATAAGGTAGTTAGTTGACGAGTAGGCGCTCTTTCTACTCTTGCCCTTTCTTTCGGTTATTGCATTCAATTTCTGTTGTATActtcccttctttctttgtctctctttctctctctcgcgTTTATTTATGTACTTCTTTATTTGAGAAGTACACCTCACTCATTTGGTTCTCAATCtagttttcttcttttctttttctctgcAAATACAAATCTTCTCAGCTACTTCAGTTTTAAACTCCTATGCTATGCTGTGACGTATCATCAATGAGACATCAATTGCTTCTTTCCTTTGCATCTGCTCGTactccttttcttccattgtTCTTCGACACCCCCTTGTCCCAGCTTGAAACCACAGTCAATATATGAAGATTCACACACTCTATATATGAACGGAGTCAAGATCACATCTATACTCCACTCCCCTAGCAAAACTCTTTTTAATCCATTTCTCGTACATAGTAAATAACAATCATAGCGCCCCCTATTACCTATTACCTATTACCTATCACCTATCACCTATCATATCAAGTAAACACACAACATAGATGCATCCAAGACTAGAATACATACTACTTACTACTTCAAGATCACCACCCCATCAAGACTGTAAACAACCCTAAGAATATATCAAGCCCGCCCCTCCTACCCCGCAAAAAAAGATCAATCAACCcccatcttccatttcctcaaCTCAAGGAGCTAGTAATCAAAACCCCCGCGTCCCAACATCCATCAAGTCACTAAAGTAGAAACATAAAATAAAGCAGCGTTATATTAATAGTATTGCCCCTTGCACCTCAGTCTTGTACGTATCAAACATCCCCGTTAGGATGGCATAGCATAGCAAGCCGAACAAAAACGAAAAcgaaaacgaaaatgaaaTCGTCATCGTCACCAACTCCCCCACCAGCCtaattttccatttcaacTGGAACAATTGATCGCAGCTTCCTTCTCACTCTCGCAATAGTTATGTAACCGTCGAGTTGACAAATCGCCATTGCCACAAATACTGCAAGCCACGACTTTGACATTACGCTCTTTCCTCCCCACATTCGCGCTTCTTCCCACCCTGTGATTCCTCTCCATAGCCGCGCATAAAGCACGACCACAGTGAGAAAGGGTTgtcgaaaaagaagaatccaAGCCGCTGCGCGATCTTGACTTGCCCAAGAAGAGTTCGATCAAGATCGCCGACTAGATTATGATCTCGTATTTCATCCTTCTTACCTGATAGGTTGAAAGGGAATCCCTAAAAAGTATATCAGTATATCACACTAGTAGTGAGTTTGTTTAGTTGGAATCAGTATTGTTTTGGGACAGcataaaagaataataaatttgtatTTGCGCGCAATGTAATGTATTCGTATCATGTTTGTAGAGATCGATAGCGCCTCGTCTGTTTGTCATTGAAGATCCATGGCATTTGACTTTGACTTCGTGTCGATCATCTAGGTTAAGGTCAGTGGTCAGTTGAGACAGTCATCGAACCCGGTCCAACTCAAGTCTGCCAAAATaaagacaaaaaagaaagcaatgaAATCTGCAAAGCTATTTTACAAGTCAATGACATTTCGTGCATTGAACGCCAATTGGGTATCTTGATCGACTTTATCCATACTCcttgataataaaataacCACCCCTTTGTACTGCATAATCAGCGATCTGAAAAATGTGCCGAGAAATGAATTAAGTGTTACACGGCTCTGGGCCTGAACATTATGTGAACTCATAACTGCTCATCTTC is part of the Botrytis cinerea B05.10 chromosome 1, complete sequence genome and harbors:
- the Bctrx2 gene encoding Bctrx2, translated to MAVHIESSMQFSKLLGSSTIVVSDFYADWCGPCKAIAPTYESLATKHSKPNRVTFTKVNVDNQQSIAQRYGVRAMPTFLIFRSGAVIETIQGADVRKLTTAIENAVKLAGAPKPSFSSPGQTLGGSAPTRSTITRQFSFDRLLHDIIAFFGLYLYSLFSFDAYTAAENSPFNIHKVPAAPAAKTPGGRTGASTQVGKKLGTIADIAGKD